The genomic segment ATATTGTCCAAACTATACTGTAGCAAGATGTGGCCACattataacgtacctatataatcttcattatttaaatataataaaataaaataatgtgttcaTATAGAAATCAATAACTGAGTGTAAAagatctatttaaaaaatatatatttctcatTCATAAGTGTGATGCAATACCTATGCTGAAGTgcatcttaaaattaaaatgtaaaatgtattacatgttttaataattaattaacgatacataaaataattatattactttactattatagtactttttatttagattaggtatgagcaaaattatttttattttacatttaaatgggCTACATCATCTAGGGTAAGCAAGTTTCATCATAAGCTTTATACAACAATGATTAaactcatacattttatactgataACATGATTCAATAAAAACGAAATACACCACGTATCAAGTTTTCAGTGATAACAACAATCGATGAGACATGTTTTGTTTTCTCATAGGAAATTCGTTTGATGTTTCGATATTGTCCATGAAATCTGCTAAACTAGCATACTCGATGTAATGTTTGATTAAACTTTCACGGAGCGTAATACGTTAATACATTGGCATAAAAGAATCCCAGAAAAATCGAATGCTGGAGCAGTGGACGTGTCATTTTTGGCCTATCGGAAAGTGGGTCGTCATAAGGGCCCGATAGCCAATACATTAAAAAGCCGCATtattcagtgaacatttcaagtatctacggttattcacTTTCatagttacaacaaaataagaaaattatttttttttaaactagtttTTGGTAAAAGACCAATTTTTCCatgttttaaattctaagcgGAGTGATAAATGTGTTGATCTTACAGCggtgaatttttgtttttggtttgaCCATATCAACGATGAgtagttgaaaaaataattgactttCAACTTTGGGGGTGGTCTTTGGtagcaaattaaatataattaggtcAAGACTGAAGATCCCCAGTgtaaaaaaccaattaaataaaaacgggaatttttatgcaaaaccagttctcaacaaataaattgtattttttttgtaagtacaataaagtaaataaatgaagatataggtagttaacatttttacaacacatttataaaacaagaCCATTTTTCATGCAttgtaaatttttcaaaatattatgactgtcgtgtgctatttatagacattggtatctttgaaattgttttctttCTATATCAATGTTTTCATttgtcaaaaagtttgaaaacttaatacaaggctcctaacaatTTGTTCATGAACCAATTTAAACTATGGAAATacatactcaaaatatttttatgtaagcgTTTAAAGTTAGAACTTAGTAGTCTTTATACTTTAGTACTGTGGAAATACGCAGTAGATATAAGATAAAGTGATAAATGCtgttttgtcatatttttgcTGGTTCTGAATCAAGGTttcatttatcattaaattattgccATATATGGTTAAAATACgagtaataatttatgtttaattggaaatttattttttttattttctaataattataatttatttttgaattgttattcAATAGTTAGTTACATTTGTTTGTatgtaacaaatttaaatcaatattcacagcatttaaattttatttttatcacaaatattttttctgtgaTTAGTTCACTTAGATACTAAAACGggtacaaatattattgattgtaaAAAACACAgcattcatgaaattttcacaccttttaatttttgaaatattaattcgATAAAAGTTGAAAACAAGACGAAATGTAGAATTtacttatgcatattattttgaaaaaattagcaATTTTGTATTAGGAATTAACTATGCACAATGTAAATGACAAAATTAGCACTTTAACAGTGCcaccaaaataatacaaacgttagcattatgtatcatattttaatatggcCCTTATTGGATCATAGATATTTGATCAATCCGACCGGTGTGCTGTGTGTATCCGCTTGTGTACAATCAAACTGCTACTTACagagaacgacttgtcgcatacatcacacgcgtacggtttttcgccagtgtgcATTCGTTTGTGAGCCGTCAAACTGAAACTTACAGAaaacgacttgtcgcatacatcacacgcgtacggtttttcgccagtgtgtGTGCGACGATGATTTGTCAATTTGCTACTTTCAGAaaacgacttgtcgcatacatcacatgcgtatggtttttcaccagtgtgtgtCCGCTTGTGTACGATCAAACTGCTACTTACagagaacgacttgtcgcatacatcacacgcgtacggtttttcgccagtgtgtGTGCGACGATGTTTTGTCAATGTGCTACTTTCAGAaaacgacttgtcgcatacatcacatgcgtatggtttttcaccagtgtgtgtCCTCTTGTGTACGGTCAAACTGCTACTTACagagaacgacttgtcgcatacatcacacgcgtacggtttttcgccagtgtgtGTGCGCCAATGTGCCGTCAAATACCCAGTTGTATTAAacgacttttcgcatacatcacatgcgtatggtttttcaccagtgtgtgtgcgtcgatgtcTCGTCAAACCGGTTTTATTAGCGAAAGATTTGTCACATACATCGCACTCGTACGGTTTTTCAGTTGCGTGTGTGTGTCGATGTATCATTAGTTTGCTACTTACAGAGAACGGCTTGTCGAATACATCACAAGCGTAAGGTTTATTCTCCATTTTCAAGCTATTAAATTGCCTGTCTGCTtctattagtaaatattttatttaattcgtacataattgtttttcatacaATTACTTGGTTACTATGCTATTTTGTTTATGAtcgattacaatttattgtctTCGCCATATTTTTAAGCCAGTAcatattgtattactttttaaacttaaatagaGTACATTATGTTGAATTTAACAcaacacaattttataaaatcattaatttgttttaaaatatattacaatttcacCCAGAAATGAACTCCTAAATCCAAATCTATTAATTAATGCTTGAGATTGATTTTGGAACACAAATATTACACCCTAAGGCCGCGAAAACGTTATCACTACCTACTAGTAATGCGTTATAGTTAGTTGCAGCACAGCCTTGGTGGACCAATAAGAAATATTTGATGTGTAAGTATATACATAGTGTAATAagcaataaagtaaaaataagataaatattaagaaCAGGTAAGTGGTagtcgatctgctgtacagttatatgaattcgatgatataatatcattgtatacgaaaaacgattctgagcggagacggtttatcagcctaggatattttgtattctatttatatttttactattaatacgGTAGTTGTataagttgaatttatttttattgaataccaATTATcgtatttgtacataataatatactttaaaagttttaagtataaACGAATAatctatactactatataaaattataaggagATTTCTACGACCGCactaaccgagaaaactactgaaccgatttggctgattctttttttgttgtgttcgtaATTATCAGGACAAGGTTCTTATGAaagaacattttaggaaaatccaccagaaaagtaggaaatagGGATGTCAAATATACAACAGTGGCGCCttctgtccagaaaaaaataaactaaataataaaaaatgtagttagTGTTAtagattaaaacaataatagtatgttATAATGTATTGGTTACTATTAGTTAATCggacatgtttgttgatttgtattattattttccatcaatatataatatgcatatataaattaatgtttgtgtctagattagacctctgggaagaagattgATTAACTTAACAagtgttaaatttggtttttttattcatcggattttaatatcattaaaaaaatttgattattttaatccaCCGTaagtggaattaagtaaaaaccacaaacttggtataactttcttactttagagttaaatcatacacttatatacaaacagcacggggtccgcgatctaccacaggtatattgcctacctgataatatgtTGCTgcgaatcataatttttattctgggaaacggaaaagttaagataagttttgaacactatacaccgattattaaataacgaatggAACGAAATTtaagtcatatagagttggtacctacatttaacggACAATGGattgcacgggatcagctatttttgataaaaatatatttatcattaataccgctagaaacatttcaaaacgttttcattaacatttttttatgtttacttgccgatcatattgaacgataaaatttgaataaaaaattatacatatcatcgtccggaggcaaaataaacaattccAATCACGGGCAAAGCTGTAACGGATCGGCtagtgttattataaaactacagcaaaatatctaatattgtctaaatttaaacataaaataactataaaacaaactgtatttttatattttttagtttttttggttactgaataacctacttacgtggaaccttgttttaaattttcaatccatagctaaatgttaacaatttttatacggTCAAACGATGAAAAAGGTCCCCATTTTCCAAAAACGAAGGAACCTCACCGAAATATTCCGTGTTTGACACATTTTCGACAAATCTTAAGGCAAGGGTGCAGGGAACATAAAAAAACCGTCCTGCGTACGATCAATGAATGTCGGTCGTCCTTCTATGGACATAGATCTTTTAAACGTCGACATTATCACAGTGCcaaatttttagatatttttgatgaaaaaataagatCTAGCAAAAACGATTGCCAATACAAGTTATGattgttattacattaatatatcgaaatgtataataatattataaatgaatcatTACCGTGATTGATTATTCATTAATCGCACGTGATatgatatattgtacatatgCGGAACGCTTATTTCGGACGGTTTTcactcgaataatattattataactcgcATCGGTCCGGCGTTCAGCATCACGTGcgcatttcataatttttgattgataatataataatatcattacccAATCACCAAACCATTCGAacgtacaaaaattaatttttcgtttaattaatCTCAAAACGCGCACACGCTCTCTCACGCACGCACGcggcacgcacgcacacacacacacacacacacacacacacacagacattCGCGCAGATAACCCGAACGTTTAGATGTATAAAACggaatatgtttttgttattgaaaCCGTGCCAAATCATTGGGCAAAACGTATTTCCACGGTTGTTTCCGAacaacaatgaatataataaagaatTCGTGTTTCCCATTTTGGACGAGCCACATACACACAAACacttatagatatatattctaatataatatatgcgtttgtgtttgtgtgtgtgtgagatagatagagagagagtgagagagagagagagagatagtcGTGTGTGCGGGCGAGAATCGGAGCTCGTTTATTTTCTACTGGACGTGTAGATTTGCCTACATTTGTCTCGCGCACCGCCGGAAAATAGCCCTCGTCCTTCTTTCATTCGCGCGACGGCGTTTTATATTAAACCCGACGCATCGTACTGAAAACGGCGAAAATCCAACTATTTTCGCGCACACCTCTCACTCGCTCCCTCTTGCAGTCGTTCACCCGCCCGCCACCCGTCGCATTCTCACAGAGCCTCATCGAGCGCAGGACTTGGATAGAGAAAAACCACCATGTACAGCATTGTTGTACGATCGGCATCGAGACGAACACTAACAACTTCATAGAGTTCAACTTTTTTCATACGAATGGCCAAAACTGTGATACGCTTCCGCATCACCGGCCAAACACATATTTTGGATATCGGTGgagagaaaattaaataaaagattcgtaagaattattatttttagcgattcatgtattgaatatattttcaaaaaatcaataacCTTGGAGGTTCGGAGACccctatatagttaatatagagAATTAcaggtaaacaataataattggcaTACGGtttcgttttgaattttttattaattgtttgcgATGAACTTTttcatactata from the Acyrthosiphon pisum isolate AL4f chromosome X, pea_aphid_22Mar2018_4r6ur, whole genome shotgun sequence genome contains:
- the LOC115034183 gene encoding zinc finger protein 271-like → MENKPYACDVFDKPFSVSSKLMIHRHTHATEKPYECDVCDKSFANKTGLTRHRRTHTGEKPYACDVCEKSFNTTGYLTAHWRTHTGEKPYACDVCDKSFSVSSSLTVHKRTHTGEKPYACDVCDKSFSESSTLTKHRRTHTGEKPYACDVCDKSFSVSSSLIVHKRTHTGEKPYACDVCDKSFSESSKLTNHRRTHTGEKPYACDVCDKSFSVSFSLTAHKRMHTGEKPYACDVCDKSFSVSSSLIVHKRIHTAHRSD